A window from Chryseobacterium vaccae encodes these proteins:
- a CDS encoding transposase, which translates to MNTDFKNIHVGKLVKKRVAECEIDTFRICRFFKCTEDDLKIMYQQPDMPSDLMLKWSKLLEYDFFRVYSQHLILYSPPANANLSRQTDKKKSDLPQFRKNIYTKEIIDFIMELILTGEKTRYQVIEEYRIPKTTLYKWMDKYSSKAAS; encoded by the coding sequence ATGAATACTGATTTTAAAAATATCCATGTTGGAAAACTGGTAAAAAAGAGAGTGGCAGAATGTGAGATTGATACATTCAGAATATGCAGATTTTTTAAATGTACGGAAGATGATTTGAAAATCATGTATCAGCAGCCGGATATGCCCTCTGATCTGATGCTAAAATGGAGTAAGTTATTGGAATACGATTTTTTTAGAGTGTATTCACAGCATCTTATATTATATTCTCCCCCGGCCAATGCCAATCTGAGCAGACAGACAGACAAGAAGAAATCAGATCTTCCCCAATTCAGAAAGAATATTTATACAAAGGAGATCATTGATTTTATTATGGAATTGATCCTTACAGGAGAAAAAACAAGATATCAGGTGATAGAAGAATATAGAATACCCAAGACCACATTGTATAAATGGATGGATAAATACAGTAGTAAAGCAGCCAGTTAA
- a CDS encoding transposase has product MEKYIKPNYQKIYSDIITRKYPDKEEKCRSILTKKDLSVMDVIKLNKLIFTKDVMQDTLISNQKHRSYDKQTILQILKYQKENNMNNSELARHFSLSRNSVAKWRRIFLGEENSGKKIAAKDLVY; this is encoded by the coding sequence ATGGAAAAGTATATAAAACCAAACTACCAGAAAATCTATAGTGATATTATCACCAGAAAATACCCTGATAAAGAAGAAAAGTGCAGATCTATCCTTACCAAAAAAGATCTTTCAGTAATGGATGTTATTAAGCTGAACAAGCTAATTTTTACGAAAGATGTAATGCAGGATACACTCATCAGCAATCAGAAACATCGTTCATACGATAAACAGACCATACTGCAGATCCTGAAGTATCAAAAAGAAAATAACATGAATAACAGTGAATTGGCAAGACACTTCAGCCTTAGCCGTAATTCTGTAGCGAAATGGAGGAGGATATTTTTAGGAGAAGAAAACTCTGGAAAGAAAATTGCAGCTAAGGATCTTGTATATTAA
- a CDS encoding DUF417 family protein, producing MQHNRLLNRLTALDSYFLNFLRVSIFIVMAWIGGLKAFQYEAEGIVPFVANSPVMNFFYKNAANKVLNKENKMVPEYTIYKNPEGKVVQRNIDWHQENGTYIFSYGLGSVIVIIGILVVLGVWFPKIGAAGGALTFLMSLVTLSFLITTPEVYVPDLGGDFPTPQHGFPYLSGAGRLVLKDIIMMAAGLVLLSDSLKKIFAKGGISIPDKND from the coding sequence ATGCAGCACAACAGATTACTTAACCGTCTTACGGCATTGGACTCTTACTTCCTTAATTTTCTGAGGGTTTCCATATTCATCGTTATGGCATGGATTGGAGGATTAAAAGCATTTCAGTATGAAGCAGAGGGAATCGTCCCTTTTGTCGCGAATAGTCCTGTTATGAATTTCTTTTATAAAAATGCAGCCAATAAAGTGCTTAATAAGGAAAATAAAATGGTTCCGGAATATACTATTTATAAGAATCCGGAAGGAAAAGTTGTTCAGAGAAATATAGACTGGCACCAAGAAAACGGAACTTATATTTTTTCTTACGGACTTGGCAGTGTGATTGTCATCATAGGGATTCTGGTTGTTCTGGGAGTATGGTTTCCCAAAATTGGAGCGGCTGGCGGAGCATTAACATTCCTGATGTCTTTAGTTACTTTGTCTTTTCTGATTACTACCCCGGAAGTATATGTTCCTGATCTCGGTGGTGATTTTCCCACACCTCAGCATGGATTTCCTTATTTATCAGGAGCCGGACGTCTTGTTCTGAAGGACATTATCATGATGGCTGCCGGGCTGGTCTTGCTTTCAGACAGCTTAAAAAAGATATTCGCCAAAGGCGGAATTTCCATTCCGGATAAAAATGATTAA
- a CDS encoding AraC family transcriptional regulator gives MAVHIQSYHQSDFPTDLTTENYSVILLNGSGVFSVDHINYFYEDCTVLFLSPFQKLNLVPHSGQEIFCLFFHGDYYCIEYHKEEVACNGLLFNNIYLNPAIQLTKENYALILEIFNHVQLENSEDHPFSASIIKTYIQLILAICSKQKINIVQNEIYHKTPANKHAGEFRKLLDLHFKEEKELAFYSNLLYITGGTLSKTIKKEFGKTPSQLINERVILEAKKLLHLTYRSVKEIAAELGFNDEFYFSRYFKKSVGCSPKKYREKVGISVVAKMSM, from the coding sequence ATGGCTGTACACATACAATCTTATCATCAATCTGATTTTCCCACAGACCTTACGACAGAAAATTATAGTGTCATTTTACTGAACGGGTCTGGCGTTTTTTCTGTAGATCACATTAATTATTTTTATGAAGACTGTACAGTCCTGTTTCTTTCTCCTTTTCAGAAGTTAAATCTGGTACCACATTCCGGGCAGGAGATTTTTTGTCTTTTCTTCCATGGTGATTATTATTGTATAGAATATCATAAAGAAGAAGTTGCCTGTAATGGGCTTCTTTTTAACAATATCTATTTAAACCCGGCCATACAGCTCACTAAGGAAAATTATGCCTTGATTCTGGAAATTTTTAATCATGTTCAACTTGAAAATTCGGAAGATCATCCGTTTTCAGCATCAATTATTAAAACTTATATTCAGCTGATCCTTGCCATTTGCAGCAAACAGAAAATCAATATAGTGCAGAATGAGATTTACCATAAAACACCCGCTAATAAACACGCCGGAGAATTCCGAAAGCTGCTGGATCTTCATTTTAAGGAGGAAAAGGAACTTGCGTTTTACAGTAATCTACTGTATATCACTGGCGGAACATTAAGCAAAACCATTAAGAAAGAATTTGGTAAAACTCCCAGCCAGCTTATTAATGAAAGAGTCATTCTGGAAGCCAAAAAACTGCTTCATCTTACCTATCGATCTGTGAAAGAAATTGCTGCTGAGCTAGGTTTTAATGATGAATTTTATTTCAGCAGGTATTTTAAGAAATCCGTTGGCTGTTCTCCTAAAAAATACAGAGAAAAGGTAGGAATCTCTGTAGTGGCAAAAATGTCCATGTAA
- a CDS encoding DUF4840 domain-containing protein yields the protein MKNLIVLKFFAAILAVGVIFTLFASCLDDNDIEAPPVKLEDLKGNYRGRLITVQGISRTEKAIEFRTKKDTITFAEFPVKEIVKSVIKDPVKADAALAAIGKVKYNLNYTSVLYADKNVIELTFTPEKLAFRIPVDGVSKNAVITLAAKQKGYFAGLDRSLRFGLTAERITVDGTDLDPYEIIYYNFPYHLKN from the coding sequence ATGAAGAATCTGATAGTACTTAAATTTTTTGCGGCCATTTTAGCCGTAGGAGTAATTTTTACTCTGTTTGCCTCATGTCTTGATGATAATGATATTGAGGCTCCCCCCGTAAAACTGGAAGATCTTAAGGGGAATTACAGAGGAAGGCTGATTACTGTTCAGGGAATCTCCAGAACAGAAAAGGCAATAGAATTTAGAACAAAAAAAGATACCATAACATTTGCGGAATTTCCGGTAAAAGAAATTGTAAAATCAGTGATAAAAGACCCTGTAAAAGCAGACGCGGCACTGGCTGCCATTGGAAAAGTGAAATATAATCTGAATTACACTTCTGTATTGTATGCTGATAAAAATGTAATAGAACTGACTTTTACTCCTGAAAAACTGGCATTTCGGATTCCTGTTGACGGAGTTAGTAAAAATGCCGTGATCACATTAGCTGCTAAGCAAAAAGGGTATTTTGCAGGACTGGACAGATCGTTGAGATTTGGCCTGACTGCCGAAAGAATCACAGTAGACGGAACAGATTTAGATCCCTATGAAATCATTTATTATAATTTCCCTTATCATCTGAAGAATTGA
- a CDS encoding RNA polymerase sigma factor: protein MKENKEQILINRLLIKEEAAWKELFGIYSGSLSGVCSRYIAEKDDVRDILQNSFIKMFRSIDTFEYRGEGSLKAWMMRIAVNESLKHIRQNSGFQTTAWTSDFPDTPEEEEPDLEEVPQTEVMEMIKALPDGYRTVFNLYVFEKKSHKEIAELLGIAENSSASQFHRAKGLLVQKIKEFKMSKKAQYE, encoded by the coding sequence ATGAAAGAAAACAAGGAGCAGATTTTGATTAACCGCCTTCTGATAAAAGAAGAAGCTGCCTGGAAAGAACTTTTCGGAATTTATTCCGGAAGCCTGTCCGGGGTCTGCTCCCGCTATATTGCTGAAAAAGATGATGTAAGAGATATTTTGCAGAATAGTTTCATTAAAATGTTCCGGTCAATAGACACGTTTGAATATCGGGGAGAAGGATCGTTAAAGGCATGGATGATGAGAATTGCAGTGAATGAATCACTAAAACATATCAGGCAGAATTCCGGTTTTCAGACCACAGCCTGGACTTCCGATTTTCCTGACACTCCGGAAGAAGAAGAGCCTGATCTTGAAGAAGTTCCACAGACAGAGGTCATGGAAATGATAAAAGCACTTCCGGATGGATACAGAACTGTTTTTAATCTGTATGTATTTGAGAAAAAAAGCCATAAAGAAATTGCGGAGCTGCTGGGAATAGCAGAAAACTCTTCAGCTTCACAGTTTCACAGGGCAAAAGGACTACTGGTCCAGAAAATTAAAGAATTTAAAATGTCCAAAAAAGCACAATATGAATAA
- a CDS encoding porin family protein, which yields MNNRWLNDLRSKMEDHEEDVPDGLWEDIRDELFSEKNENIIPVSLNSGSENGVENKNMSVGSHKAWLYRIAGIAAAVVLLFFTGKLLLEMNAETTESRSTANSGKKDQIANFGRESGHSEVPDTAPGIKTADPEKFSVSKGMVTGKNIDEKVQKNTFESNINKEISEEKRNVFDLRSLQNKEIPGQNYVLTPKEEKEKIDEVSVADETSLQEKYVRNDKSNQGKQHSKRSWMLSMLTGNASSNSSVQQFSGYASMSGNPMIVDEVWSATSTEDDPLTEILLANQSKEVEARIRHKIPVTFGLSLYYNLGKRWGVGTGVNYTKLSSELHSGTSSNYIKGEQTVHYIGIPVQINYNVVKKGRFTGYVTGGMIAEKPVAGSLKTKYIVNDEVKETSEERLDSKPIQFSVNTAAGLQLKVIDKFGIYAEPGIGYHFKDNSGLNTIYKEKPLHFNVKFGVRLLLD from the coding sequence ATGAATAACCGGTGGCTCAATGATCTGCGCAGCAAGATGGAAGACCATGAAGAGGATGTTCCGGATGGGCTGTGGGAAGATATCAGGGATGAATTGTTTTCAGAAAAAAATGAGAATATAATTCCTGTGAGCCTTAATTCAGGTTCAGAAAATGGAGTCGAAAATAAAAATATGTCTGTCGGAAGCCATAAAGCCTGGCTATATCGTATTGCGGGAATTGCAGCAGCTGTTGTTCTGTTATTTTTTACCGGAAAGCTGTTGCTGGAAATGAATGCAGAGACAACGGAGAGTAGGAGTACGGCCAACTCTGGAAAGAAAGATCAGATCGCGAATTTCGGAAGGGAATCAGGCCATTCAGAGGTCCCGGATACTGCACCAGGTATCAAAACCGCAGATCCGGAAAAATTTAGTGTTTCAAAAGGCATGGTCACAGGGAAAAATATAGATGAAAAAGTACAGAAGAATACTTTTGAAAGTAATATCAACAAAGAAATTTCAGAAGAGAAAAGGAATGTTTTTGACTTAAGATCACTGCAAAATAAAGAGATTCCCGGCCAGAATTATGTTCTTACTCCAAAAGAAGAAAAAGAAAAAATTGATGAGGTATCTGTTGCGGATGAAACATCTTTACAGGAGAAATATGTCAGAAATGATAAATCCAATCAAGGAAAACAACATTCTAAGAGGTCATGGATGCTGAGTATGTTGACGGGAAATGCTTCTTCAAATTCTTCCGTACAGCAGTTTTCGGGATATGCTTCTATGAGTGGAAATCCAATGATTGTTGATGAAGTGTGGAGTGCTACAAGTACCGAAGACGACCCGTTAACCGAAATTTTACTGGCCAATCAGAGCAAAGAAGTAGAAGCAAGAATAAGACATAAAATCCCTGTTACTTTTGGCCTTTCGCTCTACTATAATCTTGGAAAAAGATGGGGCGTTGGAACAGGAGTGAACTATACCAAGCTTTCGTCTGAACTTCATTCCGGAACCAGCTCCAACTATATCAAAGGGGAGCAGACCGTTCATTATATCGGCATCCCTGTTCAGATCAATTATAATGTGGTGAAAAAAGGGAGGTTTACAGGATATGTTACGGGAGGAATGATTGCGGAAAAACCTGTGGCAGGAAGTCTCAAAACAAAATATATTGTCAACGATGAGGTAAAGGAAACCTCAGAAGAACGCCTGGATTCAAAACCAATACAGTTTTCAGTCAATACGGCGGCCGGACTTCAGCTGAAGGTGATTGATAAATTCGGAATATATGCAGAACCGGGAATCGGTTATCATTTTAAAGATAATAGTGGACTTAACACGATCTATAAAGAAAAACCCTTACACTTCAATGTAAAATTCGGGGTCAGGCTGCTGCTGGACTGA
- a CDS encoding T9SS type A sorting domain-containing protein: MKAKLMFLAFLFISAMSIKAQCNPTITSPRLGVKFPDKILFCNTENEVLSTQAFGTYQWYKQAWTWQTPNNNPWEPIPGETSQTLTINGNDDQLYYFKVAVTQGDCSAESPAVMADGFVYGLPSMISTFTPGTFEQIGDGEFNICAGASVQFSNAFPVVYGTHTWYKCIPSIAPPSVGDECVIEGETGDSYTATESGEYGFYACTEYCPDQCEFLGTASFIKLNFGNFEFCSNLGTGETKAKDNNLKIYPNPTAQFLYIGKESDKTYSEVSIIDVSGKVVLKKNGHQYNEAIDVSRLVPGNYFVLSTDTKGNVYKNKFIKK, encoded by the coding sequence ATGAAAGCAAAATTAATGTTTTTGGCTTTTCTATTCATCAGTGCCATGAGTATAAAAGCCCAGTGTAATCCTACCATCACCAGCCCGAGGCTTGGCGTAAAGTTTCCGGACAAAATTTTGTTCTGCAATACGGAAAACGAAGTCCTTTCTACACAGGCATTCGGCACCTATCAATGGTATAAGCAGGCATGGACCTGGCAGACGCCTAATAACAATCCTTGGGAACCCATTCCGGGAGAAACTTCACAAACCCTCACCATTAACGGGAATGATGACCAGCTTTATTATTTTAAAGTAGCGGTAACCCAGGGAGACTGTTCAGCAGAAAGCCCTGCGGTAATGGCAGACGGATTTGTTTATGGACTTCCTTCCATGATCAGCACATTCACTCCCGGAACTTTTGAGCAGATAGGAGACGGGGAATTTAACATTTGTGCAGGAGCATCCGTACAGTTCAGCAATGCGTTTCCTGTGGTATACGGAACCCATACCTGGTACAAATGTATTCCAAGTATTGCGCCGCCTTCTGTGGGAGATGAGTGTGTTATTGAAGGCGAAACAGGAGATTCCTATACTGCGACAGAGTCCGGGGAATACGGTTTTTATGCCTGTACAGAATATTGTCCGGATCAGTGTGAGTTTTTAGGAACAGCATCATTCATCAAACTGAATTTCGGAAATTTTGAATTTTGCAGTAACCTGGGAACAGGAGAAACAAAAGCTAAAGACAACAATCTGAAAATTTATCCGAATCCAACAGCTCAGTTCCTGTACATCGGAAAAGAATCAGATAAAACGTACAGCGAAGTTTCTATCATTGATGTATCCGGAAAAGTGGTCCTGAAGAAAAACGGACATCAGTATAATGAAGCAATTGATGTAAGCAGATTGGTTCCCGGAAATTACTTCGTTCTTTCGACCGATACAAAAGGAAATGTTTACAAAAACAAGTTCATCAAAAAATAA
- a CDS encoding T6SS effector amidase Tae4 family protein, whose protein sequence is MANNFKNPWESNTWGQGSEAFTRWLPEDAAYFTGVNPNTGESANDLDFFSPESQSGSIKTIWDYDKIKKNYQKDGQLILKKEYNAGTSGPMKDRWKSLFGENTCAIKLSWALNNAGYYIPEHTTSNKRSTWTGNINPKHQYILSADEMGTYLKQKLGTPTLKSDGPIKSDDELDTFIAETKKWKSYGGIIYLDSHNYEEYGATGHVDLVYEDSGGDARIYGMDEELDNYIDWRNGDWFNSDSQLEVYIWLLKGEKR, encoded by the coding sequence ATGGCAAATAATTTTAAAAATCCCTGGGAAAGTAATACATGGGGACAAGGCAGCGAAGCATTTACCCGATGGCTGCCTGAAGATGCCGCCTATTTTACAGGGGTTAATCCCAATACGGGTGAAAGTGCAAATGATCTTGATTTCTTTTCTCCTGAATCTCAAAGCGGAAGCATTAAAACGATCTGGGATTATGATAAGATTAAAAAGAATTATCAAAAAGACGGACAATTGATATTAAAAAAGGAATATAATGCCGGAACATCAGGTCCTATGAAAGACCGATGGAAAAGCTTATTTGGAGAAAACACCTGTGCTATTAAACTCTCGTGGGCACTCAACAATGCAGGATATTATATTCCTGAGCATACTACCTCAAATAAAAGAAGTACCTGGACAGGCAATATCAACCCCAAACATCAGTATATTCTTTCTGCTGATGAAATGGGAACTTACCTGAAACAGAAATTGGGTACACCGACTCTTAAATCAGACGGACCTATTAAATCGGACGATGAATTAGACACCTTCATTGCAGAAACAAAAAAATGGAAAAGTTATGGAGGTATTATTTATCTGGATTCTCATAATTACGAAGAATACGGTGCAACAGGACATGTAGATCTGGTGTATGAAGATTCAGGCGGTGACGCCCGTATATATGGCATGGATGAAGAACTGGATAACTATATAGACTGGCGTAACGGAGATTGGTTTAACAGTGACTCTCAGCTAGAAGTCTATATATGGCTTCTGAAAGGGGAAAAACGTTAA
- a CDS encoding YifB family Mg chelatase-like AAA ATPase translates to MLIKIYGSAIHGVAAQTITIEVNVDTGVGYHLVGLPDNAIKESSYRISAALKNVGYKIPGKKITINMAPADLRKEGSSYDLSIAIGILAASDQLQAENIHDYIIMGELSLDGSLQPIKGVLPIAAQAKEEGFKGIILPMQNTREAAIVEGLEVYGAENIKEVIDFFNEGQPLRKIKLDVEKEFQEKIAHFPFDFSEVKGQETAKRVMEVAAAGGHNIILIGPPGSGKTMLAKRVPSILPPLTLKEALETTKIHSVAGKMGAETSLMTVRPFRSPHHTISDVALVGGGSYPQPGEISLAHNGVLFLDEMPEFKRTVLEVMRQPLEDREVTISRARFTVNYPASFMLVASMNPSPSGFFPDDPNNTSSALEMQRYMNKLSGPLLDRIDIHIEVQKVEFEQLSEKRKGEKSEVIRERVLKARFTQNERYKNLNISYNAQMGPKEIEAFCSLDDTSLTLIKLAMEKLNLSARAYDRILKVARTIADLEGERNILSGHISEAIQYRSLDREFWNG, encoded by the coding sequence ATGCTGATCAAAATTTATGGCAGTGCCATTCACGGAGTTGCTGCGCAAACGATTACCATTGAAGTAAATGTTGATACCGGAGTAGGATACCATTTAGTGGGACTTCCGGACAATGCAATAAAAGAAAGTAGTTACAGGATCTCTGCGGCCCTGAAAAATGTAGGCTATAAAATTCCGGGAAAGAAAATTACCATCAATATGGCACCGGCGGATCTTCGTAAAGAAGGATCTTCTTATGATCTTAGTATTGCGATTGGGATCCTGGCGGCTTCAGATCAGCTTCAGGCAGAAAATATTCATGACTATATCATTATGGGTGAACTTTCCCTTGACGGAAGTCTGCAGCCCATTAAAGGAGTGCTTCCCATTGCTGCTCAGGCAAAAGAAGAAGGGTTTAAAGGAATTATCCTACCGATGCAGAATACCCGTGAGGCAGCCATTGTAGAAGGTCTTGAAGTATACGGAGCCGAAAATATAAAAGAAGTTATTGATTTTTTCAACGAAGGACAGCCGCTCAGGAAGATAAAATTAGACGTAGAAAAGGAGTTTCAGGAGAAAATTGCCCATTTTCCCTTTGATTTTTCTGAAGTGAAAGGGCAGGAAACGGCCAAAAGAGTAATGGAAGTAGCCGCAGCCGGAGGGCATAATATTATTCTTATCGGACCTCCGGGAAGCGGAAAAACGATGCTGGCTAAAAGGGTTCCGAGTATTCTGCCTCCACTGACATTGAAGGAAGCTCTGGAAACCACCAAGATCCATTCAGTAGCCGGAAAAATGGGAGCAGAAACATCTTTAATGACAGTAAGGCCTTTCAGATCGCCGCATCATACCATTTCAGATGTTGCTTTGGTAGGCGGAGGAAGCTATCCCCAACCCGGAGAAATTTCTCTTGCCCACAACGGAGTTCTTTTTCTGGATGAAATGCCGGAGTTTAAAAGGACTGTCCTGGAAGTGATGCGCCAGCCCCTCGAAGACCGTGAAGTAACCATATCCAGGGCCCGGTTTACCGTCAACTATCCTGCAAGTTTTATGCTGGTGGCTTCCATGAATCCAAGCCCCAGTGGTTTTTTTCCTGATGATCCTAATAATACCTCATCAGCTCTCGAAATGCAGCGTTATATGAACAAGCTTTCAGGACCGCTTTTGGATAGAATTGATATTCATATTGAAGTACAGAAAGTTGAATTCGAGCAGCTTTCAGAAAAGAGAAAAGGAGAAAAAAGTGAAGTGATCAGAGAACGGGTACTGAAAGCAAGATTTACTCAAAATGAAAGATATAAAAATTTGAATATCAGTTATAATGCTCAGATGGGACCTAAAGAAATTGAAGCTTTCTGTAGTCTGGATGATACTTCGCTTACCCTCATCAAATTAGCCATGGAAAAACTTAACCTTTCCGCAAGAGCATATGACCGCATTCTTAAAGTTGCCAGAACCATTGCAGACCTTGAAGGAGAGAGAAATATACTTTCCGGACATATTTCGGAGGCTATACAATACAGAAGTTTAGACAGAGAATTTTGGAATGGATAA
- a CDS encoding bacteriocin-like protein, whose product MKNLKKLTRENMKSVQGGFACYCNGTYKGEYSSVIACVNDCGVSTGPTKPTEPTEPTKPVLTAS is encoded by the coding sequence ATGAAAAATCTAAAAAAATTAACAAGAGAGAACATGAAATCTGTACAAGGTGGTTTTGCCTGCTATTGCAATGGGACTTACAAAGGTGAGTACTCATCCGTTATAGCATGTGTTAATGATTGTGGCGTAAGTACAGGGCCTACTAAACCCACAGAACCTACAGAGCCCACAAAACCTGTATTAACAGCCAGCTAA
- a CDS encoding YdeI/OmpD-associated family protein → MKTKAIEFKALIQKNGELNAAFVEFPFSVEELFGKKGQIKIKALFDGVVEYHGSLAKMKSDSHIIGVTQEIRKQLGKTFGDEVIVSIMEDKEERTVDIAEDIDAVFNENPDAKELFEKMSYTHKKEYIRWIEEAKKPETRDSRKVKMIQMILNGKKGK, encoded by the coding sequence ATGAAAACTAAAGCAATAGAGTTTAAGGCATTGATTCAGAAAAATGGAGAACTAAACGCTGCATTTGTAGAATTTCCTTTTTCTGTGGAAGAACTTTTCGGTAAAAAGGGACAGATAAAGATCAAAGCCCTATTTGATGGTGTAGTGGAATACCATGGAAGTCTGGCCAAAATGAAATCTGACAGCCATATTATTGGAGTCACCCAGGAGATCAGAAAACAGCTTGGAAAAACGTTTGGAGATGAAGTAATAGTTTCTATCATGGAGGATAAAGAAGAAAGAACTGTAGACATCGCAGAAGATATTGATGCGGTTTTCAATGAAAATCCTGATGCAAAAGAGCTGTTTGAAAAGATGAGTTACACGCATAAAAAAGAATATATCCGTTGGATTGAAGAGGCTAAGAAGCCCGAGACCCGAGACAGCAGGAAAGTGAAGATGATCCAGATGATCTTAAACGGGAAGAAAGGAAAATAA